TGTCCCGTTAGGGATCAGACTGCAGAGTGTAAAGACTGAAAGAGAATGAGGATATTGTTGGAGGGATTACTGCTATACACGCGAGCACGTGCAAAGAGCATGCCGTAATTGAGCCAGGCGAGCTAATAGGATTGACGGTAGCAGTCCGTCTGTATGTATCCATGCACGCTTGCCGATTCCACCTGCGATTTGCGGGCACTCACTATGCGCGAGCggtgtgtgagtgcgcgtgtTGTAACTTCTACCGCGTTTATTTGACCCCTCTACTCTTTATCGCAGTCTTTCTACTCTTCGCATGGTAGCTCCTAGGTACTTAAAGCTGTTCACTTCCTCAGGTTGGACTCAGTTGAGCTCTGCTTTATCGTTGTTGTTGACCATGACATGTCAACGCTTCTCCGTTCGTTTGATTGATAGAATTGTCATTGAGTTCTTGCATTTCGCGATTGATGCCTGCTGTAAAATCGATATAATATGGAATGCagcgatgatgacgacgatgatgatgatgatgatgatgacaacgacgacgtgTGGCTATTGTTTGCTTGAGTAAATtgatgaaatggaaaaaaagtgtaCTTACCACTTGAAGCAGCGACGTCTACGTCTCAAACacacatgacacaaacatatataaacagGTATAGGTAATATTAGGTGTTTCAACACTTGTTTAACACAACTTGCACAGTTGCagcttgggaaaaaaaatagaagcgGCAAACCTTTGATAGCAGTTTTCGTCTTTGTACTATCACGGCATTATTCTCGAATGACAAGCCCGATACGAAAGAGCTCAAGGGCAGTTTATGTCAACGATCTTCAGAACACAACAGCGTCCTAGCAGCTGCAATCTCCCTTGGTTGGCAGTTTCGGGTGTGTCTACCGGTGGTGCTGCACGCTGTCTCCTCCCCTAGCTTTAAAATGCAATGACAGtcgatttttaaaattattattattcccttGCTGTTTGAAGATTTCATCCCGTGGGATTCTCAGACCTGTCAGTGACCACACAGTGCACAGCAGCCGTTTTATACGTACCGACCGATAGCGGGTGTGGCTGATAGGCACATCTGCTGCTCAAAGCGCACGGCCGATTCGGCCTTTGGAGTTTCGATCCTGCAGTAAACTGTGCAGCAAAGACACGTAGGAGCACGTGTATGTTTTAGATTTAGGTAAATGGTTGGGTTGTGAGGATGGAGTGTGAGGGAGGGTAAACTTTAATTTGCGTCATTTAGAGCCTTGCTCTCCTCGATCCTCTTTCGATTAACCTCACCCTCACATCTGTTTcaatatgtttacttttatgcatatttttgtgCGTAATCTTTAAGTGCATGTTTATGAGAAAACACAGGGAGCAAGAAAGCATAGAAGATGAAATGAAAACGAAAATGCAGTGACCAGAGACTAAGTGCGCAAGAATTTAAAACAATCATAATATGACTATGATGTCTTAGTAGACGGGAGCTATGCAGGTGTAATTTTGCATTGTGACTTGTCATCTTCAAGTCTCATGAAAGgttaaggacactttttaatttcaatatATTGATACATTTCTTTGAAACTGCTGCTGATTGTGATGCCActggttgtttttattcttaaatgGTGGGTTCAGCTCAATCTTTCATTAAACAATCTAGTTTATCATAGACTAATCATAGACTAATCTTTGCAAAGACTTTGTCAGGTGTTAATTCCTTTTATAAGCTCTTTACTTTAATGATAACAGTAAATGTAAATAGATTATGATAGTGCACCACCCCCCCCACCATCTTCACCAGTGGGGGAGTGTTTGTGGCTAGAATATTTCTTCTATCAAGTTCTTTTTGTGTCACAATTttacttttgcttcttttaGGCCGTAATTCTGTAGGCACATGCAGAAGTTTTATGAGTTTAGCCTATAACACATATGCAAGTTGAttttgtgtgggtggatggaagtaggtgtgtgtgcatgtgtgtacatttatttgtatttgagTATGCTTATTGtagtatgtgtatttttatatgaaaaatatgtttttgtctcAGCAGGATGAGACTGCTAATCTTCCAGAATCTTCCCTGGCAAGGGACTTTAGCTTCCACAGTGAGAAAGTGTGCCAAGTAGCTACCATGGCTGCAGCTAGTTCCATGGACCCCAAAAGTGGGTGGTTTCTTTGACCTGAATGTTGATAGATATTAAAAGTATCAAAAAAATGCTTAATATAGTCACCTATTTCAGAGATGAAATATAAGATTACAGCCATTTTCTGAAGAAAGCATCTCTGCCCTActttattccttccttttctgACAATATCACAGAAAGTCTGAGTTTCATTATTGTCCCAATAATGTCACAGAAGTTCGAGCTGTCAAAATAGCTGTTTCTCGACTTGAGCAACTTGATCCAGAAGTGATCCCAGCTGTGATGGCTGTGGCACAATGCTCAACTGATGTGGTAGCAGTGCAACAGCTGAAAAGGCTAGTACAGGAGTGGGGACAAGAGATGGAGCTTCTAGTGCAGACCCTTGATTCCATGACTGACCCTGCTATCTTCATTAACGTCACAGGTAGGAAAtggtgtgtagtgtgggtgtgtgcacatatatatatatatgcaaacattaaaacattaaagtgAGTAGTTTTTGTCGAGGATAGATTTAGCAGTTTTTGTGGAAAAGTAATGGTAGATCTTAACATTTCACCTCCCATCTTCTTTATCAGTTAATATCATTGACAGTCAAATGGTGAAAGAGAGGTCATAGGTCAGAAAGTATTTTCTGTATGTCTTCTGAACAGAACAACGAATTCGGCAAAGCATCAACGTGATTCGAGGGTGTTTGTCAGAGAGAGACATTCCTGGCTTGAAATACAGCTTGCGTAAGCTGCTTGCCCATGCACGTCATATGATTCAGGTGGCTACTCAAGTTGTGGACCATCACTTTGATCCTATTTTTCGCAATGGTTTGCTGGTGTTCATACAGCGTATGACACAAGGTATTGAATATATGATATTCTATAATAATTCTTTTAActgttcaaaattttttaagttttgtgtaTTAATAGGTTAGGATTTTTAAACAAGGAAATTAAACAATCACACTAAACGAAATAATTTGtgcaagaattaaaaaagataagttgcttttttaaaatggattCCTTAGTTACATGGTCattaaattcttaaaaatagATGTAGTATGcagtaaagaaaagaagaggaaatttTCATTTACTGTCCACATAGCAAAGTCCTAGCAACAATCCAGTGATGTGAGATCAGTTTGACTGTTCATTGACTAGTGGCTGGATTCCTTTGCATCTAAAATCATCCCTTAAATGCGTGGTACTGCATTGTTTTGAACATTCCATGCATTAATTCTGTTCTGTTCTTTGTACATGACTTCTTCTATTAGGGGGATTCAGAGAGCATAATATGCTTATTGAACTTGAAGACCTAAAAAGAAAATCGCTTAAGTCACAGatgtttttgaaatataaacTGGAGGTTTATGAAAATGTATTagtctatttttatttgtaattgtttaaattgaaattgttttcagtACATATTGTTAAAATTTCAGCATAACTTAAATATCTTCTTGAAATTGGGCTTGAAAATCTGTTGCTCTGATGATCAACAATAACGTCATTCAATAATCATGATGAGGTACTCAGTATGATGCTAACCCCTAGCTGGATGCCCAGTACCTAACAGTCAGCTTAAATGTTTGTGCTTAGCCACTGGATTTTACTTATATTTGCACACACTGTTCTGTAAATGgatttatttgaatatttattatacatacttatttttatgaaagattGCATGTTAAGGGCAAATCACCAAAATGCAAATAACAATATTCAAAGAGGTATGCTGACTTTCACTTAATTTTATACATCTTGCTAGGAATATGCTtgtgtttaatttaaaacagaattCACATTCATCTTTGCTTGACTTCCTTTAGTTTGACATACTTAAGTTTCAGGCgcaaagatttttatttccagtaagtttcagaaaacaaagcacATAACATGTTAATGGATGATTAACACCgtgaattgtttttaaacagtgGAAGTCAGAGTTGAAATGTCTGGGCAACATTTGAcctattgttgttttttatcttGTCATAGAAacttaatttttacaaaatactcCCACTGAACAAAAGctaagaaagaaagtaaaacatttaagtgaaatgaatctttacttttttttcttgtacatctTTGTCCTGAGATTCCTGAAACAGTATATAGACACCACATTGTGCacaatttctttcctttaaatatTATGTCTCAGCAAGAAGAGGCTTAAAGGAGGCGGGACAGGCCATCTTGGAAGATCTTACACATCCTCGTTTGGCAGACACTCTGCAACGACGAATGAACTTACTGGTAGATACTACATCTGACCTACGCCAGGGTCTTAAGGGAGACAATCATGTAGATGTGCTCAACCCAGCCCGTGAAAATGTTCGCAACAGACCTCACCATGTCTCAAAGGTTGTTACTGGTAAGTCATACtagatgttttctttaatacaaCACATATGCTTCTTAGGATCATTTGATTTTTGTCTCgtaacatttgtttatcaacatgTGTTGGGTGTGTTGATTTACTGGTAATTTGAAAAATGAGAGATAATTGTGGCCCTTATCACAGCACTTTCCAAGAATCAAAAGGTTTGgggactacctttaccttttctTAACTACCATCAATGGAATCTAGAGAAAAATATCTGCTAATAGACTTGTCAAATTTTGGGTAGTCTGTGATCACTTCAAAGCTTTTACAATATGTAAATTTGAAACAAGCTAGTTAAAAAGAAGTTGGAGTATTAATGTTTCTTtgagagaaatgtattttgaataTATCCACAGGAAAGAAGAGATCAGAGTCGGATGTGCTTCCTGCAAGAAGCAAGGAACATGCCAGTCAACCCAAACCACTCAAACCAGTCCAGGAGCCCATGATGAGCAATGTGAACAAAGAAAGCATGATGTCATCACAAGCAGCTATTCCAGCAATGTCTACATCTTCCATAGCTGCCCCAAGAACTTGTACAGCTTTACATACAACTTCCACTGTTTTTCCTGCAGCTTCCACAGTTGTTCCTGCAACTTCCACTTCTGTTCCTACAGCTTCCATAGTTGTTCCTGCAAATTCCACTTCTGTTCCTGCAGCTTCCACAGTTGTTCCTGCAACTTCCACAGTTGTTCCTACAGCATTCTCAGTTGTTCCTGCAACTTCCACATTTGTCCCTACAGCATTTACATCCGTCACAATGGCCAGCACCCCCACATGCATGGCTGCAGTGTTGAATGGTGCGGTTGTGGCAAACCCTGACAATATATATTACACCAGTCAACCAACATTACAGAAAACAGGCaacaaagtaaaagatatggATGCACAGTTGACTgtttcatcatcaacaaatgtcCTTACCAAGCAGCAGAAAGGTAAGTTTATGGCAGCAGTGACCATATTTGGGAACTTTAGTAAACATATAATCTCTTCATAAAACTTACATTGAGGGGTTgaggttttattttcagttgttttatttttttttggaagggatTTCAAGCTGCTCAGTGAGAGGTGGAAGAATGAATTTCTGTGTTTAGACTCTGTTACCCAGGTCTGATCATACATCAATCTAGGCCCTCCTATCCCTCCCagtttttatttgatagttttgtttcttctcatACATTGAATGTTTGGGGATTACTGACATCCAGCCACTTGTCAATGATGCCAAAACTAAcaggatatttttctttttttaaaagtgtttgagaaaaaaattactgcaaCTTTGATAATTTGAGCCACATGGTCTGTCagagttaaatattttatgattgcTGTCATCAGATTTACAGATGCATTATAAAattctgtaataataataataagtcgatttgtaatgcgcaggtatccattccgaagaatgctcattgcgcagaaaaaaaaccaaaagaagaaaaaataaagtgaacaaatatataaaacaccacgaaagtaaaaaaaaaaaaaatatagacagaagtgtttcttggtagtttaagactggtttgaaagaaacaaatgggttttcagttttttgcgaaaTGTGGTttgtgaggtgatggtggagagtgacgatggcagagcattccacagcttaggtgccgcgtttttgaaggccctggctccagtgcgcttcttgttggtgtcttccactgcagggagacagaagcgtgactgggagcctgagcgcaggctacgtgacggctggtatggaggaactatctcttgcaaatagtcaggagcagtttgaAACATGCAGAACTGAGCAATGGAAAGTACTGTGTGGAAGAAATGTTCCCTTCAAAGAGAGGACTggcttgtctgtgtgttattATGGCAGGAACTGGAAATTAGCACCTAAATTTAACCATCTGTTGTGGTTCCATTCCATGAAAAATAGCATTTAGCTATAGCCCCAGTTCTTTTTTGGGTGCTGACAGAAAATTCCTTATGCCCAATGCTGAGATATTGGAAAAGAATGATTAGTGTTTTCAGAGTCTTGGATGACAGGGATACCAGAGGCTAGGTGCACAGGTACCCACCAAGCATTAGTGGAATAACTGATATGTAGCAGACAactaaaatgcttataaaatattagcagtttagctgactgctaggtTATAGCCATTAAGCTAGTAGTTAGCAGCAAACTAAGCATTCAGCCCCAGGAAGGTTGTGATGCTGGAGTAGAGAATCACCTTACAAACATGAGTGCTGTCAAGTCATTGTCATTAGATTTAGTCTAGCTAGCTCTCATAATTTTACTGTGCTAAATGCAGGGGAGGTGAGCAGACTTGTGCAGGTGTGTGGAAACGGTCTGGTGTCAGCAGCAGTTGCAGGTGATGCAACAGCTTTAGCAGAAAGGAATGGTGACATGCTTGGATGGACAGCTCATTTGGTGGAGACTGCACTTTGTTTGTTAGACCATTGTCATCATGTCAGTTGGCAAAGGTAGGTTAAATTGTGGAGACTTAATAATGATGAGGCAGCAGTTGTAGGCTGTGGTGTCAACACTCCCACATTGTAGATGACTGAGGCTCAATTAAATTTACTGACCAAGCCTTAGCTGTCTGCTAAATAAAAGACATCCTTTATTTGATTGAAGTAGATATATGCACTAAGTGTGCATAATAGTAACATGAGTATTCACACTCCCACTCACTTAACTGTTTGGTCATTCAGCTTGAAGGACCTCATTAGTACCATCTACAGCGAAGATATTTACATGTCCTGCTTGTACTTTTGCTTCAAGTGTCTGTTACAGTGATCAGATTTATGTTAAGTTTGCATAAGTTACTTGTACCCCGCTGTTTTGAAGTCTATAAAATATCAAGTGAGTCTAATAGCATGAATTGCTGTGATGCAGAAGCTTTTAGCTCTGGTTTCTGTTGCCtcatttggtttttgtttgatagaattgtttttctttctgtactttcagattgtttgtttgtgtttataggGAAATGCAAGAGCTGACTGTGACTCTGGACAGACTAGCTCCACAAGTGATAGAAATGGCCAGATTTGTGCTGGCTGGAGACATGGGGCAGTCTGATGCTTTGAAGGAGCTAGTAGACAGCTGGATGGATGTAGTAtgtctttttgcattttttgatgTTTCTCTGGTTctgatttaaattttaaacacacacacatgccaacATGCAAATGTGGCTTATAGAAAAGACACTAATTGACATCATGACCTACAGCAAGTAATAATCAAATTTTCCATGTACATAAAGATGTAGCAATAAACATTCACCAAAGATGTAGCAATAAACATTCACCCAAAATGTCCATTTATATGATGGAACCTTTCATAAGTAGAGAATAGAACACAATACTGTTTTCTCATGTCTTTTCAGTGTAATAGGTTACGGATCGTAATTGATGTGGCGACAGGGGACTGGCTTGTGCTGATGGAGCAGGTCATACAGACTGTCTCAGCCAAAGATCCCACCAGCCTTAAGCATCTGGTAGTGTTCTCATCTTGTgcaatttcagttttaaataatgttaatggTTCTGCTATTCTTTAATCATCCTAAAAACGATACAACAAAGGAAATGTACATTTCTGGAGGTTCATTGCAGATTAGTGCACAGAGGTTAGTGTGCCCAAGTTTGAGGTTCGTTTGGGCCTATGACTGGAGCATTATCCTGCTCATCCagaagaaaactggttttataaatgtaaaataaatataaaagcaatGATTAAATTATCAGTTGAAAGCAAATCATTGCCCATAACTGAATGAGTTGACTGGGTTTGCAAGGAAATTGAATCTTTGTTTCTGAAGTTCAAAGATGGCATTCTTGTTAATTTACACATGAATTGAAGAGCAAAGATCACAACAATAGCAACCCaaaatacaagtaaaaaaaaaaaggactgcaTGTCCTCCATATGTTTCTTGATTTTTACAGCTTGGTCAAGTGGACAGCAACTTTCGTGAAATGAAGCAGCTTTTAAGAAAAGCACAAAAGTTAGAGGGCTGCCATGTGCCAGCTGGCGCACAGATTATCCAGTTTTTAAGCAACACTCAGTCTGAGCTAGAGAATGTGACAGCCACTCTGAAGACCGCTGCAGACTGCATGGCAACCTCCTCCACATCAGCTGGTGagccatttttttcatgtattttttttaatttgaaagcAATCTGCTTGAATGTTGACTTTACTATTTGACAGTTAATTTCTATGTGATACTTTCAATTTGGTCCAGAAACTTGTTTTAGGAAGTACCTGATGTAGAGACAACAGTGTGGAAGTGTTATCATCTGCATGAGAAtaggaaataagaaaatgtgtCATCCATTTGCACAATACGGTGTAGGAAGAGAATGAAGACTACAGCCAAACTACAAGTTCTTAGAGAAACAGGGAATAACAAGTAAATTACTCAGTCACTGTACAAATATCAGGCTGCAGGggattttctttgttcagtCAAGTGCTCAAGACCcgttacattttgtttttttaggttttATCTGTGCTCTGTAATGTGTTATGTATATGCACATCCATGCATGCGTGTATTTATTTGCATGTGCACTTATATGTGTGTGGCTTtcagttacttttaaaaaaaatctaaaatcaTTGTGTTCAGGTGACAAAAATGCAATCATGAGGACTCAGTTAGTGCAGTGGGGCAGAGAGTGGTGTACCTTGATGACCTGTGTTGTGGCTGAGTTTGACTACATGGCTGACATACTCATTCATACTGGCCAGTCCATTCTGGGTATCCCAGCCACTGTGGGCATCAGCAGTCCAGTTTCTAGTTCCAGTCGTATTTTCAGCAGCTGTGACAATAAAGTTGCAGCATTGATTGAGACAGAGACCATTCGCTTGAAGGACATGCTAACATGTCTTTCCAGCAGGTGGGTGCAACCTTACATTGCTCTCatagtctttattttgttcttggttttcagtaaaaaaaaaaaaaaaacaaacttgtacaCATTGACTTACTACATtacatttaaaagctttttcttaattttgaaaatattttctttatcttgtcaACTGTATTCAAAGTTCTTAATGTTTCAATTAAAGTtcgttttttaaaacaatgaataATATCTGCAGTATAGCTGCTTAAAGCGTTATGCATATTTTGGTGCCAGTGATTCAGGTACAAGAAAACGCTGTGAAGAGCTGAAGGAGTCATTAAGTGAGATCATGAAGGAGGTGACGGAGATTGTGCAAAACCCTATAGATTCCATCCTTCCCCAGGCACAGCTGTTTGCTCGACTAGATGCAGGCATGGCTCGAAGCCACTGGACAGAAAAAGTGTGTGGGTTGTTGAGAGATC
This sequence is a window from Pomacea canaliculata isolate SZHN2017 linkage group LG5, ASM307304v1, whole genome shotgun sequence. Protein-coding genes within it:
- the LOC112564862 gene encoding uncharacterized protein LOC112564862 isoform X4, with translation MDVTHGLISRLVKSKSTERVLAPIASQVSLLMILSDVGIQEESENEVPSLSMSLCLEKLIRAINGFMAVGEDQIRGSSDMVFKNKMSGACETLELAKSQLFVAGQQVSSMPSSSSAHSVLVRTAKDLLQAVLRVLLVADDVEVRRNVKAIGVVEEKLKKVSNVRRAQDLVPAFKELAEAILYMTMLVSRRQKDLVSRAQGEQLVVGMSMLRKGVSSLGMAVQTFLKYPHNPQALASKDQVITQTLTTLADMREVLESGPPSDMDSEETGHFVEHIDKVLDGLSEANRFDLNPDTEVWVASIVRHAMGVALLCQGTYHHLITHTCQRILQSKFRLFELKEAMKHDPNLGEIRFDYENVCEMLLDEFCEVEKHVNMALLNLIVDTCCFTSQPFELLAKAALHPQQDETANLPESSLARDFSFHSEKVCQVATMAAASSMDPKKVRAVKIAVSRLEQLDPEVIPAVMAVAQCSTDVVAVQQLKRLVQEWGQEMELLVQTLDSMTDPAIFINVTEQRIRQSINVIRGCLSERDIPGLKYSLRKLLAHARHMIQVATQVVDHHFDPIFRNGLLVFIQRMTQARRGLKEAGQAILEDLTHPRLADTLQRRMNLLVDTTSDLRQGLKGDNHVDVLNPARENVRNRPHHVSKVVTGKKRSESDVLPARSKEHASQPKPLKPVQEPMMSNVNKESMMSSQAAIPAMSTSSIAAPRTCTALHTTSTVFPAASTVVPATSTSVPTASIVVPANSTSVPAASTVVPATSTVVPTAFSVVPATSTFVPTAFTSVTMASTPTCMAAVLNGAVVANPDNIYYTSQPTLQKTGNKVKDMDAQLTVSSSTNVLTKQQKGEVSRLVQVCGNGLVSAAVAGDATALAERNGDMLGWTAHLVETALCLLDHCHHVSWQREMQELTVTLDRLAPQVIEMARFVLAGDMGQSDALKELVDSWMDVCNRLRIVIDVATGDWLVLMEQVIQTVSAKDPTSLKHLLGQVDSNFREMKQLLRKAQKLEGCHVPAGAQIIQFLSNTQSELENVTATLKTAADCMATSSTSAGDKNAIMRTQLVQWGREWCTLMTCVVAEFDYMADILIHTGQSILGIPATVGISSPVSSSSRIFSSCDNKVAALIETETIRLKDMLTCLSSSDSGTRKRCEELKESLSEIMKEVTEIVQNPIDSILPQAQLFARLDAGMARSHWTEKALETEQLIRRYCLKFSAPVNNLLILATATSTSGWRSV
- the LOC112564862 gene encoding uncharacterized protein LOC112564862 isoform X3 — encoded protein: MDVTHGLISRLVKSKSTERVLAPIASQVSLLMILSDVGIQEESENEVPSLSMSLCLEKLIRAINGFMAVGEDQIRGSSDMVFKNKMSGACETLELAKSQLFVAGQQVSSMPSSSSAHSVLVRTAKDLLQAVLRVLLVADDVEVRRNVKAIGVVEEKLKKVSNVRRAQDLVPAFKELAEAILYMTMLVSRRQKDLVSRAQGEQLVVGMSMLRKGVSSLGMAVQTFLKYPHNPQALASKDQVITQTLTTLADMREVLESGPPSDMDSEETGHFVEHIDKVLDGLSEANRFDLNPDTEVWVASIVRHAMGVALLCQGTYHHLITHTCQRILQSKFRLFELKEAMKHDPNLGEIRFDYENVCEMLLDEFCEVEKHVNMALLNLIVDTCCFTSQPFELLAKAALHPQQDETANLPESSLARDFSFHSEKVCQVATMAAASSMDPKKVRAVKIAVSRLEQLDPEVIPAVMAVAQCSTDVVAVQQLKRLVQEWGQEMELLVQTLDSMTDPAIFINVTEQRIRQSINVIRGCLSERDIPGLKYSLRKLLAHARHMIQVATQVVDHHFDPIFRNGLLVFIQRMTQARRGLKEAGQAILEDLTHPRLADTLQRRMNLLVDTTSDLRQGLKGDNHVDVLNPARENVRNRPHHVSKVVTGKKRSESDVLPARSKEHASQPKPLKPVQEPMMSNVNKESMMSSQAAIPAMSTSSIAAPRTCTALHTTSTVFPAASTVVPATSTSVPTASIVVPANSTSVPAASTVVPATSTVVPTAFSVVPATSTFVPTAFTSVTMASTPTCMAAVLNGAVVANPDNIYYTSQPTLQKTGNKVKDMDAQLTVSSSTNVLTKQQKGEVSRLVQVCGNGLVSAAVAGDATALAERNGDMLGWTAHLVETALCLLDHCHHVSWQREMQELTVTLDRLAPQVIEMARFVLAGDMGQSDALKELVDSWMDVCNRLRIVIDVATGDWLVLMEQVIQTVSAKDPTSLKHLLGQVDSNFREMKQLLRKAQKLEGCHVPAGAQIIQFLSNTQSELENVTATLKTAADCMATSSTSAGDKNAIMRTQLVQWGREWCTLMTCVVAEFDYMADILIHTGQSILGIPATVGISSPVSSSSRIFSSCDNKVAALIETETIRLKDMLTCLSSSDSGTRKRCEELKESLSEIMKEVTEIVQNPIDSILPQAQLFARLDAGMARSHWTEKALETEQLIRRYCLKFSAPVNNLLILATATSTSGTHKEAVQTEASALADKLKNATQKVLQAIQLSSELPQRATVRRCLDDLNILLAMITESAALCASAGSRPKSKETELYKAGFSGEPRYTISSVFFAA
- the LOC112564862 gene encoding uncharacterized protein LOC112564862 isoform X1, translated to MDVTHGLISRLVKSKSTERVLAPIASQVSLLMILSDVGIQEESENEVPSLSMSLCLEKLIRAINGFMAVGEDQIRGSSDMVFKNKMSGACETLELAKSQLFVAGQQVSSMPSSSSAHSVLVRTAKDLLQAVLRVLLVADDVEVRRNVKAIGVVEEKLKKVSNVRRAQDLVPAFKELAEAILYMTMLVSRRQKDLVSRAQGEQLVVGMSMLRKGVSSLGMAVQTFLKYPHNPQALASKDQVITQTLTTLADMREVLESGPPSDMDSEETGHFVEHIDKVLDGLSEANRFDLNPDTEVWVASIVRHAMGVALLCQGTYHHLITHTCQRILQSKFRLFELKEAMKHDPNLGEIRFDYENVCEMLLDEFCEVEKHVNMALLNLIVDTCCFTSQPFELLAKAALHPQQDETANLPESSLARDFSFHSEKVCQVATMAAASSMDPKKVRAVKIAVSRLEQLDPEVIPAVMAVAQCSTDVVAVQQLKRLVQEWGQEMELLVQTLDSMTDPAIFINVTEQRIRQSINVIRGCLSERDIPGLKYSLRKLLAHARHMIQVATQVVDHHFDPIFRNGLLVFIQRMTQARRGLKEAGQAILEDLTHPRLADTLQRRMNLLVDTTSDLRQGLKGDNHVDVLNPARENVRNRPHHVSKVVTGKKRSESDVLPARSKEHASQPKPLKPVQEPMMSNVNKESMMSSQAAIPAMSTSSIAAPRTCTALHTTSTVFPAASTVVPATSTSVPTASIVVPANSTSVPAASTVVPATSTVVPTAFSVVPATSTFVPTAFTSVTMASTPTCMAAVLNGAVVANPDNIYYTSQPTLQKTGNKVKDMDAQLTVSSSTNVLTKQQKGEVSRLVQVCGNGLVSAAVAGDATALAERNGDMLGWTAHLVETALCLLDHCHHVSWQREMQELTVTLDRLAPQVIEMARFVLAGDMGQSDALKELVDSWMDVCNRLRIVIDVATGDWLVLMEQVIQTVSAKDPTSLKHLLGQVDSNFREMKQLLRKAQKLEGCHVPAGAQIIQFLSNTQSELENVTATLKTAADCMATSSTSAGDKNAIMRTQLVQWGREWCTLMTCVVAEFDYMADILIHTGQSILGIPATVGISSPVSSSSRIFSSCDNKVAALIETETIRLKDMLTCLSSSDSGTRKRCEELKESLSEIMKEVTEIVQNPIDSILPQAQLFARLDAGMARSHWTEKALETEQLIRRYCLKFSAPVNNLLILATATSTSGTHKEAVQTEASALADKLKNATQKVLQAIQLSSELPQRATVRRCLDDLNILLAMITESAALCASEAGSRPKSKETELYKAGFSGEPRYTISSVFFAA
- the LOC112564862 gene encoding catenin alpha-1-like isoform X5, which codes for MDVTHGLISRLVKSKSTERVLAPIASQVSLLMILSDVGIQEESENEVPSLSMSLCLEKLIRAINGFMAVGEDQIRGSSDMVFKNKMSGACETLELAKSQLFVAGQQVSSMPSSSSAHSVLVRTAKDLLQAVLRVLLVADDVEVRRNVKAIGVVEEKLKKVSNVRRAQDLVPAFKELAEAILYMTMLVSRRQKDLVSRAQGEQLVVGMSMLRKGVSSLGMAVQTFLKYPHNPQALASKDQVITQTLTTLADMREVLESGPPSDMDSEETGHFVEHIDKVLDGLSEANRFDLNPDTEVWVASIVRHAMGVALLCQGTYHHLITHTCQRILQSKFRLFELKEAMKHDPNLGEIRFDYENVCEMLLDEFCEVEKHVNMALLNLIVDTCCFTSQPFELLAKAALHPQQDETANLPESSLARDFSFHSEKVCQVATMAAASSMDPKKVRAVKIAVSRLEQLDPEVIPAVMAVAQCSTDVVAVQQLKRLVQEWGQEMELLVQTLDSMTDPAIFINVTEQRIRQSINVIRGCLSERDIPGLKYSLRKLLAHARHMIQVATQVVDHHFDPIFRNGLLVFIQRMTQARRGLKEAGQAILEDLTHPRLADTLQRRMNLLVDTTSDLRQGLKGDNHVDVLNPARENVRNRPHHVSKVVTGKKRSESDVLPARSKEHASQPKPLKPVQEPMMSNVNKESMMSSQAAIPAMSTSSIAAPRTCTALHTTSTVFPAASTVVPATSTSVPTASIVVPANSTSVPAASTVVPATSTVVPTAFSVVPATSTFVPTAFTSVTMASTPTCMAAVLNGAVVANPDNIYYTSQPTLQKTGNKVKDMDAQLTVSSSTNVLTKQQKGEVSRLVQVCGNGLVSAAVAGDATALAERNGDMLGWTAHLVETALCLLDHCHHVSWQREMQELTVTLDRLAPQVIEMARFVLAGDMGQSDALKELVDSWMDVCNRLRIVIDVATGDWLVLMEQVIQTVSAKDPTSLKHLLGQVDSNFREMKQLLRKAQKLEGCHVPAGAQIIQFLSNTQSELENVTATLKTAADCMATSSTSAGDKNAIMRTQLVQWGREWCTLMTCVVAEFDYMADILIHTGQSILGIPATVGISSPVSSSSRIFSSCDNKVAALIETETIRLKDMLTCLSSSDSGTRKRCEELKESLSEIMKEVTEIVQNPIDSILPQAQLFARLDAGMARSHWTEKALETEQLIRRYCLKFSAPVNNLLILATATSTSGR